In Citrobacter sp. RHB25-C09, the following proteins share a genomic window:
- a CDS encoding efflux RND transporter periplasmic adaptor subunit — translation MTRHARFSLLPSFIIISAALLAGCNDQGEQQTHASEPQVTVHVVKTEPLAVTTELPGRTSAFRIAEVRPQVSGIVLKRNFTEGSDVDAGQSLYQIDPATYQANYDSAKGELAKSEAAAAIAHLTVKRYVPLVGTKYISQQEYDQAIADARQADATVIAAKAAVESARINLAYTKVTSPISGRIGKSNVTEGALVTNGQATELATVQQLDPIYIDVTQSSSDFMRLKQSVEQGSLHKDSASNSVELVMENGKAYPLKGTLQFSDVTVDESTGSITLRAVFPNPQHTLLPGMFVRARIDEGVQPNAILIPQQGVTRTPRGDATVLVVNAKNEVESRPVVASQAIGDKWLISEGLQTGDKVIVSGIQKARPGAKVKATADTNAPAAKAAQ, via the coding sequence ATGACGAGACATGCCAGGTTTTCACTCCTGCCCTCATTCATCATAATTTCTGCTGCACTTCTTGCCGGTTGTAACGATCAGGGGGAGCAACAAACTCATGCCAGTGAGCCGCAAGTGACCGTTCATGTGGTCAAAACCGAGCCTTTAGCTGTGACGACCGAATTGCCAGGACGAACCTCAGCATTCCGGATTGCTGAAGTTCGTCCTCAGGTTAGCGGTATTGTGCTGAAGAGAAACTTTACCGAAGGAAGCGATGTAGACGCGGGACAGTCGCTCTATCAGATCGATCCTGCCACCTATCAGGCGAATTACGACAGCGCAAAAGGCGAACTGGCAAAAAGTGAAGCCGCTGCCGCCATCGCGCATTTAACGGTGAAGCGCTATGTTCCGCTGGTCGGCACGAAATACATCAGCCAGCAGGAATACGATCAGGCGATTGCGGATGCTCGGCAGGCAGATGCGACCGTCATCGCCGCTAAAGCCGCCGTTGAAAGCGCGCGCATTAATCTCGCTTACACCAAAGTGACTTCGCCAATCAGTGGCCGTATTGGGAAATCCAACGTTACCGAAGGCGCTCTGGTCACTAACGGCCAGGCGACAGAACTGGCTACCGTCCAACAACTGGATCCTATTTATATTGATGTTACCCAGTCCAGTAGCGACTTCATGCGCCTCAAACAATCCGTTGAGCAGGGTAGTTTGCATAAAGACAGCGCGAGCAACAGCGTCGAACTGGTGATGGAAAATGGCAAAGCCTATCCGTTGAAAGGCACGTTGCAGTTCTCGGATGTCACCGTCGATGAAAGCACCGGCTCCATTACGCTCCGTGCGGTATTCCCTAACCCACAGCACACGCTACTCCCTGGTATGTTTGTCCGCGCTCGCATTGACGAAGGCGTACAGCCAAACGCCATTCTGATTCCCCAGCAAGGCGTAACGCGTACACCGCGCGGCGATGCCACGGTGCTGGTCGTCAACGCGAAAAATGAAGTTGAGTCGCGCCCTGTCGTCGCTTCGCAGGCCATTGGCGATAAATGGTTAATCAGCGAAGGGTTGCAGACTGGCGATAAAGTGATCGTCAGCGGCATACAAAAAGCACGGCCTGGCGCGAAAGTTAAAGCCACCGCAGATACCAATGCCCCTGCGGCCAAAGCAGCGCAATAA
- the envR gene encoding acrEF/envCD operon transcriptional regulator, with amino-acid sequence MAKKTKADALKTRQHLIETAIMQFATKGVGNTTLNDIADAAQVTRGAIYWHFENKTQLFNEVWLQQPPLGDLINDRLSSDTHDNPLLQLREKLIVGLQYIATVPRQQALLQILYHKCEFNDEMLSKREIREKMGFSQLTLRHVLQTCMNKGLVSRTLDLEVILIVIHGSFSGIVKNWLMNPASFDLFSQAPALVDNVLRMLSPEGNVMQFIQRNNIVREKE; translated from the coding sequence ATGGCAAAGAAAACGAAGGCCGATGCCCTCAAAACGCGGCAACACTTGATTGAAACCGCCATCATGCAGTTTGCGACCAAAGGGGTCGGGAATACGACGCTGAACGATATCGCGGATGCAGCCCAGGTCACACGCGGCGCCATCTACTGGCATTTTGAAAACAAGACGCAACTCTTTAATGAAGTCTGGTTGCAACAACCCCCTTTGGGCGATCTCATCAATGACAGATTATCCTCGGATACGCATGATAATCCTTTGTTACAGCTACGAGAGAAATTAATCGTCGGTTTACAATATATCGCGACGGTTCCCCGTCAGCAGGCTTTATTGCAAATCTTATATCATAAGTGTGAGTTTAATGATGAGATGCTTTCAAAGCGGGAGATTCGGGAAAAAATGGGGTTTAGTCAACTGACTCTGCGTCATGTATTGCAGACATGCATGAATAAGGGATTGGTTTCCAGGACACTGGATTTAGAGGTGATATTAATTGTTATTCACGGCAGTTTTAGCGGTATTGTTAAAAACTGGCTAATGAATCCTGCGAGTTTTGATCTTTTTTCTCAAGCTCCCGCGCTGGTGGATAATGTATTAAGAATGTTAAGTCCTGAAGGGAATGTCATGCAATTTATTCAGCGAAATAATATTGTCAGGGAAAAAGAGTAA
- a CDS encoding DUF2556 family protein — MIRKYGWLVVFAVFVFLFDSLLIQWIEFITTEYEKCRDMDSVNPLKLVNCDDLDQE, encoded by the coding sequence ATGATTCGTAAGTATGGGTGGCTGGTTGTTTTTGCTGTCTTTGTCTTCCTTTTCGACTCCTTACTGATCCAGTGGATTGAGTTCATTACCACCGAATACGAAAAGTGTCGCGACATGGACTCGGTGAACCCGCTTAAACTGGTCAACTGTGACGATCTCGATCAGGAGTAG
- the fis gene encoding DNA-binding transcriptional regulator Fis encodes MFEQRVNSDVLTVSTVNSQDQVTQKPLRDSVKQALKNYFAQLNGQDVNDLYELVLAEVEQPLLDMVMQYTRGNQTRAALMMGINRGTLRKKLKKYGMN; translated from the coding sequence ATGTTCGAACAACGCGTAAATTCTGACGTACTGACCGTTTCTACCGTTAACTCTCAGGACCAGGTAACTCAAAAACCCCTGCGTGACTCGGTTAAACAGGCACTGAAGAACTATTTTGCTCAACTGAACGGTCAGGATGTTAATGACCTCTATGAGCTGGTACTGGCTGAAGTAGAACAGCCCCTGTTGGACATGGTGATGCAATACACCCGTGGTAACCAGACCCGCGCTGCCCTGATGATGGGCATCAACCGTGGTACGCTGCGTAAAAAATTGAAAAAGTACGGCATGAACTGA
- the dusB gene encoding tRNA dihydrouridine synthase DusB has translation MRIGQYQLRNRLIAAPMAGITDRPFRTLCYEMGAGLTVSEMMSSNPQVWESDKSRLRMVHVDEPGIRTVQIAGSDPVEMADAARINVESGAQIIDINMGCPAKKVNRKLAGSALLQYPDLVKSILTEVVNAVDVPVTLKIRTGWAPEHRNCVEIAQLAEDCGIQALTIHGRTRACLFNGDAEYDSIRAVKQKVSIPIIANGDVTDPLKARAVLDYTGADALMIGRAAQGRPWIFREIQHYLDTGELLPPLPLAEVKHLLCAHVRELHDFYGQAKGYRIARKHVSWYLQEHAPNDQFRRTFNAIEDASEQLEALEAYFENFA, from the coding sequence ATGCGCATCGGACAATACCAGCTTAGAAATCGCCTGATCGCAGCGCCCATGGCTGGCATTACTGACAGACCATTTCGGACGCTGTGCTATGAGATGGGAGCAGGATTGACGGTATCTGAGATGATGTCTTCTAACCCGCAGGTATGGGAAAGCGACAAATCTCGTTTACGCATGGTGCACGTTGATGAGCCAGGAATTCGCACGGTGCAAATTGCCGGTAGCGATCCTGTTGAGATGGCCGATGCCGCACGGATTAACGTGGAAAGCGGTGCCCAAATTATTGATATCAATATGGGGTGTCCGGCTAAAAAAGTGAATCGCAAGCTCGCAGGCTCAGCCCTCTTGCAGTACCCGGATTTAGTGAAGTCGATACTAACCGAGGTCGTCAACGCAGTGGACGTTCCTGTTACCCTTAAGATTCGCACCGGCTGGGCTCCGGAACATCGTAACTGCGTAGAGATTGCCCAACTGGCTGAAGACTGTGGCATTCAGGCTCTGACCATTCATGGACGCACCCGCGCCTGTTTGTTCAATGGAGACGCTGAGTACGACAGTATTCGGGCAGTTAAGCAGAAAGTTTCCATTCCGATTATCGCGAATGGTGACGTTACTGACCCGCTTAAAGCCAGAGCTGTGCTTGACTATACGGGGGCGGATGCCCTGATGATAGGCCGTGCAGCTCAGGGAAGACCCTGGATCTTTCGGGAAATCCAGCACTATCTGGACACTGGGGAGTTGCTACCCCCCCTGCCACTGGCAGAGGTTAAGCACTTGCTTTGTGCGCACGTTCGGGAATTGCATGACTTTTACGGTCAGGCTAAAGGGTACCGAATTGCGCGTAAACACGTCTCCTGGTATCTCCAGGAGCATGCTCCAAATGACCAGTTTCGGCGCACATTCAACGCCATAGAGGATGCCAGCGAACAGCTGGAGGCGTTGGAGGCATACTTCGAAAATTTTGCGTAA
- the prmA gene encoding 50S ribosomal protein L11 methyltransferase has translation MPWIQLKLNTTGANAEELSDALMEAGSVSITFQDTHDTPVFEPLPGETRLWGDTDVIGLFDAETDMKEVVAILENHPLLGTGFAHKIEQLEDKDWEREWMDNFHPMQFGNRLWICPSWRDVPDENAVNVMLDPGLAFGTGTHPTTSLCLQWLDGLDLEGKTVIDFGCGSGILAIAALKLGAAKAIGIDIDPQAIQASRDNAERNGVSQRLELYLPQDQPEAMKADVVVANILAGPLRELAPLISVLPVTGGLLGLSGILASQADSVCEAYADLFTLDPVVEKEEWCRITGRKN, from the coding sequence ATGCCGTGGATCCAACTAAAACTAAACACAACCGGCGCTAACGCCGAAGAGCTGAGCGATGCGCTGATGGAAGCCGGTTCAGTTTCCATTACCTTTCAGGACACGCATGACACGCCGGTCTTTGAGCCGCTGCCGGGCGAAACGCGCCTGTGGGGTGATACCGACGTTATCGGCCTGTTTGATGCAGAAACCGATATGAAAGAAGTGGTCGCGATTCTGGAAAACCATCCTCTGCTGGGCACGGGCTTCGCGCACAAAATAGAACAGCTTGAAGATAAAGACTGGGAACGCGAATGGATGGATAACTTTCATCCGATGCAGTTCGGCAACCGTCTGTGGATCTGCCCAAGCTGGCGCGATGTGCCAGATGAGAACGCAGTTAACGTGATGCTCGACCCCGGCCTGGCGTTTGGTACTGGCACTCACCCCACCACATCTCTGTGCCTGCAATGGCTGGACGGTCTGGATCTGGAAGGCAAGACGGTCATCGACTTCGGCTGCGGATCCGGGATCCTCGCGATTGCAGCCCTGAAACTGGGCGCGGCGAAAGCGATCGGGATCGACATCGATCCGCAGGCTATTCAGGCTAGCCGTGATAACGCTGAGCGTAACGGCGTTTCGCAACGTCTGGAACTCTATTTACCTCAGGACCAGCCAGAAGCCATGAAAGCCGATGTCGTGGTCGCTAACATCCTGGCGGGCCCTTTACGCGAACTGGCTCCGTTAATCAGCGTACTGCCCGTTACAGGCGGCCTGCTGGGCCTTTCTGGTATTCTCGCCAGCCAGGCGGACAGCGTTTGTGAAGCCTATGCTGATCTCTTCACTCTCGACCCAGTCGTTGAGAAAGAAGAATGGTGCCGTATCACCGGACGTAAAAACTAA